The Mercenaria mercenaria strain notata chromosome 8, MADL_Memer_1, whole genome shotgun sequence genome has a segment encoding these proteins:
- the LOC123566442 gene encoding uncharacterized protein LOC123566442 isoform X2: protein MEGSHIPNQPNPRFGFVQNPGGMHYGSGIDTGQNLSTPGQSLPPPPPLVRHGNASSSATTSSSGSSASGSMGSSMGNSVGSSMGSGMGNSVGSSVGSGMGNSVGSSMGSGMGNSVGSSMGNSVGRSMGSGMGNSGIPNQSNTRFRYQNPAQTGAQQYGPNWRGPNMRHPGTVTKGQNDQMLRQALGHEYNISLMQQDKQTNFAVSQGQGQFHGVTGQGYMYRDLTNALNVPGALRERIDPRFPSSCRMPTNTTQNVAGNMRKTGQSFAPNFNNFTEMQRAQGYGSNTNQYSLNQGVPMPPPAHQNGPRMPPPAHQQQSGTLLSHGQGHIGVNSRQAQVSSAYGMVSQAQGHYVGASMQVHISQGQGHVGMSSGQGYISQGQNTYSVNQVQRGQDLLVQGQSNFQGQGQQRTRSVSGGQGIPSGLQNQERFVKAIEAAASLAQLSNTGDSESKLRLLHLKDKLEKSGMLGPGESLPSFLAKYALREKNRFFVQQQQAHANNPNMPAQTPVSGTVSAPAQSVKGQADASAIQSAFVIPQSHEAQDKAVLGRWYAPPSAKTGLPTQTPGLARSPLAGQSVTMATATATTSVSSNMGTEATQATGEPFVLKPTVCNEEVIEYKVADLLRCLPQSVRSRHTSSVDSNKSTGQSICDTHPTLNQDKNEAISDQSQQRERPTSPMHTSESPVRSVEKETHMSGLPEETVENEVAKTASREGTPGSDELGTNSLDINKQKLFDELVLDSQFGTQDMNPDIDFRNYLPSPGLPADFSQTPSPVIRETESPFVFPTSCQTDTDSSVVTRCQSPELSGPSEKELDINTLQDTGEKEPSVETEVLPKPTVEIDRDESPVRISKKRKLSSVSDSNLGKLPPPLKRQRGRGRGRAHGRGTKARGKGRSWAVNLTPNSKQNKPVRGLRKQTARLSRGRGRGGRAKPASVTEVYNSPAPKIEQSESPSVAGLDGQVIQKPQDLKKLMDNLPHEELEKTTVSLSTLKMMLAWSEAKENAGPEDDEDSDTVSVTSAGDAENQVKEMETQDVSSEINNKEHNRYEPPAEGVDESSREGMEEESESENKETTHTEKEKQNVEVKSPAKVLVDKLKDVSAVTETNEIETNEDQNKDHVDTKRSEERKEVDESKTIAVIESQKTQEENASKDDLQVENINSEPSNIESPSSTQVYSVTDTHKMTWVRYHGKTVTQLITPDGNFFIMKEILRRCFRIQEPNKSLKFGKIGILKRKVLKIPDIELEPLFYDYVVKNLVERKVIRTIPQKFIIISEEDANKLFHYVCKDQYCGSACVTPFIQSRAATGLKHSEMNSSSNSSAVSDISQTKPVVKKDRNLFDFLEKETVSPKVEKGISDNLPKKKRQKHPSSEVINLCSDEEDSNGYDTDKTLPYIDGKPTSFAELKEMDKNNTKCLTENEIRKKETSCNIKKASSDSNGDVENVLQNETGDTSEKLNKSKSESDKTETAESQDSDSGNNRLNKCNSGKEILHTNNTTDETDTTDLDNSAADKSPIERNSENLNKNCDIITEGKSPVEAMNNSHGSNTKEIENNKVSDDEVIVIEDEEEDNSFSEENETGVCKLTLDRMKKEIGLGSNIDPIEIRRESVELVQVHNIDSTAVCADNSDRSDTGKSDKQKLECGERGIKMKTTSAIEKEICDIVDISAVNDKCIRDVDNAIKSDRTVDLSMDIDLTADDEQDVTIGEWVFPAPPKTYPQDGTKKLEEAKETLDKIIVKANNAKKTEEFVEVLDTVFKLTEPLKQWTNTLLDHYEEGLQIEAQRLRSLNQLKLMDISNTIELDDDDDDDVEMD from the exons ATGGAGGGAAGTCACATCCCAAACCAGCCCAATCCTAGATTTGGTTTTGTTCAAAATCCAGGAGGAATGCACTATGGATCTG GTATAGACACAGGACAGAATTTATCCACACCAGGACAGAGTTTACCCCCACCTCCACCTCTTGTCAGACATGGGAATGCCTCATCATCAGCTACCACATCTTCATCAG GCAGCTCAGCTTCCGGAAGTATGGGGAGCAGTATGGGTAACAGTGTTGGAAGCAGTATGGGCAGCGGTATGGGTAACAGTGTTGGAAGCAGTGTGGGCAGCGGTATGGGTAACAGTGTTGGAAGCAGCATGGGCAGCGGTATGGGTAACAGTGTTGGAAGCAGTATGGGTAACAGTGTTGGAAGGAGTATGGGCAGCGGTATGGGGAACAGTGGTATACCCAACCAATCAAATACTAGATTTAGATATCAGAATCCTGCCCAGACAGGTGCACAACAATATGGACCTA ATTGGCGAGGTCCAAACATGAGACATCCAGGGACAGTGACAAAAGGTCAGAATGATCAAATGTTAAGACAAGCTCTAGGTCATGAGTACAACATTTCACTTATGCAGCAAGATAAACAAACCAACTTTGCAGttagtcaaggtcaaggtcaatttcATGGTGTAACTGGTCAAGGATATATGTACAGAGACTTGACAAATGCGCTAAATGTTCCTGGTGCCTTAAGGGAGAGAATAGATCCAAGGTTCCCAAGCTCATGTCGCATGCCAACTAATACGACACAGAATGTAGCTGGAAATATGAGAAAAACTGGTCAAAGTTTTGCACCAAACTTCAATAACTTTACTGAAATGCAAAGAGCACAAGGTTATGGGTCTAATACAAATCAGTATTCCTTGAATCAGGGAGTTCCTATGCCCCCACCGGCACATCAGAATGGTCCCAGGATGCCACCACCTGCTCATCAACAACAGTCTGGAACCTTGCTctctcatggtcaaggtcacattggtgTTAACTCCAGACAAGCTCAAGTGAGTTCTGCCTATGGCATGGTGTCCCAGGCTCAAGGTCATTACGTAGGTGCATCCATGCAAGTACATAtttctcaaggtcaaggtcacgtggGAATGAGCTCAGGACAGGGTTATATTTCTCAAGGTCAAAATACTTACAGTGTAAATCAAGTACAAAGAGGACAGGATCTTCTTGTACAAGGACAAAGTAattttcaaggtcagggtcagCAACGAACTAGATCTGTTAGTGGAGGGCAAGGCATTCCATCTGGCttgcaaaatcaagaaagattCGTCAAGGCTATTGAGGCAGCAGCCTCTTTGGCACAGCTTAGTAATACCGGTGATTCTGAGTCTAAACTTAGACTGCTTCATTTAAAAGACAAACTTGAGAAAAGTGGGATGTTGGGCCCAGGTGAATCATTGCCTTCTTTCCTTGCTAAATATGCTTTACGAGAAAAGAACAGATTTTTTGTTCAGCAACAACAAGCTCACGCAAACAATCCAAATATGCCTGCCCAAACTCCAGTGAGTGGGACTGTCTCAGCACCTGCTCAGTCAGTGAAGGGTCAAGCAGATGCCTCTGCTATACAGTCAGCATTTGTTATCCCCCAGTCTCATGAAGCACAGGACAAAGCAGTTCTTGGACGTTGGTATGCTCCACCATCAGCAAAAACAGGTTTGCCAACACAGACGCCAGGACTGGCAAGAAGTCCGTTAGCAGGACAAtctgtaaccatggcaacagctACCGCTACCACCAGCGTCTCCTCTAATATGGGTACTGAGGCAACTCAAGCAACAGGGGAACCATTTGTGTTAAAACCAACTGTATGCAATGAAGAAGTTATTGAATACAAAGTAGCAGATTTGTTACGTTGCCTTCCTCAGTCAGTAAGGTCACGGCACACTAGCAGTGTTgactcaaataaaagcactggacAATCAATATGTGACACTCATCCGACTTTAAATCAAGACAAAAATGAAGCCATTTCTGATCAAAGTCAACAGAGAGAACGACCAACGTCACCCATGCATACATCAGAATCACCagtaagatcagttgaaaaagaGACTCACATGTCTGGACTGcctgaagaaacagttgaaaacgAGGTTGCTAAAACTGCATCAAGGGAAGGAACTCCTGGTTCAGATGAGCTAGGAACAAATTCTCttgatataaataaacaaaaactttttgatGAATTAGTGCTAGACTCTCAATTTGGAACCCAGGATATGAATCCTGACATAGATTTTAGAAATTATCTCCCTTCCCCTGGACTTCCTGCTGATTTTTCTCAAACACCTTCACCTGTAATAAGAGAAACAGAAAGCCCATTTGTATTTCCGACCAGTTGTCAGACAGATACTGATTCAAGTGTGGTTACCAGGTGTCAGAGTCCAGAGTTGTCTGGCCCTAGTGAGAAAGAATTGGACATTAATACTCTGCAAGATACAGGTGAAAAAGAACCTAGTGTTGAAACAGAGGTTTTACCAAAGCCAACTGTTGAAATTGACAGAGATGAATCACCTGTTAGAATCAGTAAAAAGAGAAAACTTAGCTCTGTCAGTGATAGTAATTTAGGAAAATTGCCCCCACCTTTAAAACGTCAAAGAGGTCGTGGACGAGGCCGTGCACATGGCAGAGGAACTAAAGCTAGAGGAAAAG GAAGATCATGGGCAGTAAACCTAACACCAAACAGTAAACAGAATAAGCCTGTTAGAGGACTGAGGAAACAGACAGCTAGACTATCTAGAG GACGAGGAAGAGGTGGTAGGGCAAAACCAGCATCGGTAACAGAAGTGTACAACAGTCCTGCCCCAAAGATTGAGCAGTCAGAATCACCAAGTGTTGCAGGACTAGATGGCCAAGTCATACAAAAACCACAAGATCTGAAAAAATTAATGGACAATCTGCCTCATGAGGAGTTGGAAAAAACAACAGTTAGTTTATCAACTCTGAAAATGATGTTAGCATGGTCAGAGGCAAAAGAGAATGCTGGACCAGAAGATGATGAAGATAGTGACACAGTTAGTGTTACTAGTGCTGGTGATGCAGAAAATCAAGTGAAAGAGATGGAAACACAAGATGTAAGCAGTGAAATCAATAATAAAGAACACAATAGGTATGAACCACCTGCTGAAGGTGTTGATGAAAGTAGTAGAGAAGGTATGGAAGAAGAATCAGAGTCTGAAAACAAAGAAACTACACATACagaaaaagaaaagcaaaatgTTGAAGTGAAATCTCCTGCCAAAGTATTAGTTGACAAGTTAAAAGATGTATCTGCAGTTACAGAAAcaaatgaaattgaaacaaaTGAAGACCAAAACAAGGATCATGTGGATACTAAAAGATCTGAAGAAAGAAAAGAAGTAGATGAGAGTAAAACTATTGCTGTTATTGAATCTCAAAAAACACAAGAAGAAAACGCTTCAAAAGATGATCTACAGGTTGAAAATATTAATAGTGAGCCATCAAATATTGAAAGTCCGTCATCGACCCAGGTTTATTCTGTGACAGATACACATAAAATGACTTGGGTTCGTTATCATGGGAAAACTGTCACTCAGCTTATAACTCCTGATGgaaatttttttataatgaaagaaattttgaGACGCTGTTTCCGTATTCAAGAACCAAACAAAAGTCTAAAATTCGGTAAAATAGGAATTCTTAAAAGAAAAGTTCTAAAGATTCCAGATATTGAGTTAGAGCCTTTGTTTTATGACTATGTTGTCAAAAATTTGGTGGAAAGGAAAGTTATTAGAACAATACCGCAGAAATTCATAATAATTTCAGAAGAAGATGCAAATAAATTGTTTCATTATGTATGCAAAGATCAGTATTGTGGGAGTGCCTGTGTAACACCATTTATTCAGAGTCGGGCAGCTACAGGTTTGAAACACTCTGAAATGAATTCTTCATCGAATTCTTCGGCAGTATCTGACATCTCGCAAACAAAACCTGTTGTTAAAAAGGATAGAaacttatttgattttcttgaaaaagaGACTGTTTCACCAAAAGTGGAGAAGGGTATTAGTGATAACTTGCCTAAAAAGAAAAGACAGAAGCACCCATCAAGTGAAGTTATTAATTTATGCTCAGATGAGGAAGATTCAAATGGTTATGACACTGATAAAACTTTGCCTTACATTGATGGAAAACCAACATCATTTGCTGAACTGAAAGAAATGGACAAGAATAACACTAAGTGTCTAACTGAAAATGAGATTAGGAAGAAGGAAACCAGTTGCAACATTAAAAAGGCTTCATCTGATTCAAATGGTGATGTTGAAAATGTGCTACAAAATGAAACTGGAGACACatctgaaaaattaaataaaagtaaatcaGAGAGTGATAAAACAGAAACTGCTGAATCTCAGGACTCTGATAGTGGAAATAATAGGTTGAATAAGTGTAACTCAGGGAAAGAAATATTACATACTAATAATACTACTGATGAAACAGACACTACAGACTTAGATAACAGTGCTGCTGACAAATCTCCAATAGAAAGAAATAGTGAAAATCTTAATAAAAACTGTGATATAATAACTGAAGGCAAATCACCAGTAGAAGCTATGAATAATTCTCATGGAAGCAATACTAAAGAAATTGAGAATAATAAGGTATCTGATGATGAAGTGATAGTGATTGAAGATGAGGAGGAAGATAATTCTTTCAGTGAGGAAAATGAGACTGGTGTTTGTAAACTGACATTAGATagaatgaaaaaagaaattgggTTAGGAAGTAATATCGACCCCATTGAAATTCGGAGGGAATCTGTTGAATTAGTTCAGGTGCATAATATTGATTCAACTGCAGTTTGTGCTGATAATTCTGATAGATCTGATACAGGTAAAAGTGATAAACAGAAACTTGAATGTGGTGAAAGAGGTATAAAGATGAAAACGACAAGTGCAATAGAGAAGGAAATATGTGATATTGTAGATATCAGTGCAGTTAATGACAAATGCATAAGAGATGTTGATAATGCTATAAAGTCAGATAGGACTGTTGATTTGAGTATGGATATAGACCTAACAGCAGATGATGAACAGGATGTTACCATAGGAGAGTGGGTTTTCCCAGCCCCTCCAAAAACTTATCCACAAGATGGAACTAAGAAACTGGAAGAAGCAAAAGAGACTTTGGACAAGATCATAGTGAAAGCTAACAATGCAAAAAAAACTGAAGAATTTGTTGAAGTTTTAG ACACTGTATTTAAACTGACTGAACCCCTTAAACAGTGGACCAATACACTGCTTGATCACTATGAAGAAGGACTTCAAATTGAAG CTCAAAGACTGAGGTCACTCAATCAACTGAAGTTAATGGACATCTCAAATACTATAGaacttgatgatgatgatgatgatgatg TTGAAATGGATTGA